One stretch of Variovorax sp. TBS-050B DNA includes these proteins:
- the aceA gene encoding isocitrate lyase, which yields MPQTLTEQLSREQQIAALEKEWATNPRWKGIKRGYSAADVVRLRGSFPIEHTLARRGAEKLWELVNNEPYVNCLGALTGGQAMQQVKAGVKAIYLSGWQVAADANSYASMYPDQSLYPVDSVPQVVERINNTFRRADEIQWSKNVNPGDAGYVDYFAPIVADAEAGFGGVLNGFELMKAMIKAGAGGVHFEDQLASVKKCGHMGGKVLVPTTEAVQKLIAARMAADVCGVPTLVIARTDAEAADLITSDYDENDKPFLTGERTAEGFYKTRKGMDQAISRAVAYAHFADMVWCETGTPDLEFARKFAEAVHKVHPGKLLAYNCSPSFNWKKNLDDATIAKFQKELGAMGYKYQFITLAGIHSMWFNMFDLSQDYVKRGMSAYVEKVQEPEFAARDRGYTFVSHQQEVGTGYFDEVTTVIQGGKSSVTALTGSTEEEQFH from the coding sequence ATGCCCCAGACCCTCACCGAACAACTGAGCCGCGAACAACAGATTGCCGCCCTCGAGAAAGAATGGGCCACGAATCCCCGCTGGAAGGGCATCAAGCGCGGCTACAGCGCCGCCGACGTCGTGCGCCTGCGCGGCTCCTTCCCCATCGAGCACACGCTCGCGCGCCGCGGCGCCGAGAAGCTCTGGGAGCTGGTCAACAACGAGCCCTACGTCAACTGCCTCGGCGCGCTCACCGGCGGCCAGGCCATGCAGCAGGTGAAGGCCGGCGTGAAGGCGATCTACCTCTCGGGCTGGCAGGTGGCCGCCGATGCGAACAGCTACGCCTCGATGTACCCCGACCAGTCGCTCTACCCGGTGGACTCGGTGCCGCAGGTGGTCGAGCGCATCAACAACACCTTCCGCCGCGCGGACGAGATCCAGTGGTCGAAGAACGTGAACCCCGGCGATGCGGGCTACGTCGACTACTTCGCCCCGATCGTCGCGGACGCCGAAGCCGGCTTCGGCGGCGTGCTGAACGGCTTCGAGCTGATGAAGGCCATGATCAAGGCCGGTGCCGGCGGCGTGCACTTCGAGGACCAGCTGGCCTCGGTCAAGAAGTGCGGCCACATGGGCGGCAAGGTGCTCGTGCCCACGACCGAGGCGGTGCAGAAGCTCATCGCCGCGCGCATGGCGGCCGACGTGTGCGGCGTGCCCACGCTCGTGATTGCCCGCACCGACGCCGAGGCGGCCGACCTCATCACCAGCGACTACGACGAGAACGACAAGCCCTTCCTCACCGGCGAGCGCACGGCGGAGGGCTTCTACAAGACCAGGAAGGGCATGGACCAGGCCATCAGCCGCGCCGTCGCCTACGCCCACTTTGCCGACATGGTGTGGTGCGAGACCGGCACGCCCGACCTGGAATTCGCCCGCAAGTTCGCCGAGGCGGTCCACAAGGTGCATCCGGGCAAGCTGCTGGCCTACAACTGCTCGCCGTCCTTCAACTGGAAGAAGAACCTCGACGACGCGACGATCGCCAAGTTCCAGAAGGAACTGGGCGCCATGGGCTACAAGTACCAGTTCATCACGCTGGCGGGCATCCACTCGATGTGGTTCAACATGTTCGACCTGTCGCAGGACTACGTGAAGCGCGGCATGTCGGCATACGTCGAGAAGGTGCAGGAGCCCGAATTCGCGGCGCGCGACCGCGGCTACACCTTCGTGTCGCACCAGCAGGAGGTGGGCACCGGCTACTTCGACGAAGTGACCACGGTCATCCAGGGCGGCAAGTCGAGCGTGACCGCGCTGACCGGCTCGACCGAGGAAGAGCAGTTCCACTGA
- a CDS encoding TetR/AcrR family transcriptional regulator — MKAPKDSPPEAIEPRSRDADRSQLAILASARDEFAQRGLAGARMDSIAARAGLNKRLIYYYFGSKDDLFLAVLERTYADIREAEQRLHLDEIDPVEAIRQLVSFTWHYYLEHPEFITLLNSENLHGATHLKRSERIQEMNSPLVQLLDTVLERGRRANLFRAGVDPVQLYISIASLCYFYLSNSHTLSAVFGRDLRAPKAMAQRLSHMTDLVLGYVLH; from the coding sequence ATGAAGGCCCCCAAGGATTCCCCGCCCGAAGCGATCGAGCCGCGCTCGCGCGATGCCGACCGCTCGCAGCTCGCCATCCTGGCGTCGGCGCGCGACGAGTTCGCACAGCGGGGCCTGGCCGGGGCGCGCATGGACAGCATCGCCGCGCGCGCAGGGCTCAACAAGCGCCTCATCTACTACTACTTCGGCAGCAAGGACGACCTCTTCCTCGCGGTGCTCGAACGCACCTACGCCGACATCCGCGAAGCCGAGCAGCGGCTGCATCTCGACGAGATCGACCCGGTCGAAGCCATCCGCCAGCTGGTCTCGTTCACCTGGCACTACTACCTCGAGCACCCGGAGTTCATCACGCTGCTCAACAGCGAGAACCTCCACGGCGCGACGCACCTCAAGCGCTCGGAGCGCATCCAGGAGATGAACTCGCCGCTGGTGCAACTGCTCGACACGGTGCTCGAGCGCGGGCGCCGCGCCAACCTGTTCCGCGCCGGCGTGGACCCGGTGCAGCTCTACATCTCCATCGCGTCGCTCTGCTACTTCTATCTCTCGAACAGCCACACGCTCTCGGCCGTGTTCGGGCGCGACCTGCGCGCACCGAAGGCCATGGCGCAGCGGCTCTCGCACATGACCGACCTCGTGCTGGGCTACGTCCTGCACTGA
- a CDS encoding SWIB/MDM2 domain-containing protein yields MATAKKAPAKKAPAKKAAPAKKAAPAKKAAPAKKAAPAKKAAPAKKAAPAKKAPAKKAAPAKKRTPNAAFMKALTPSPALAAVVGSTPLPRTAVVSKLWDYIKKNNLQDKANKRNINADAKLKEIFGKPQVSMFELAALIGKHVK; encoded by the coding sequence ATGGCAACTGCAAAGAAGGCTCCGGCCAAGAAAGCTCCTGCGAAAAAGGCCGCACCGGCGAAGAAGGCAGCCCCCGCGAAGAAGGCTGCTCCTGCCAAGAAGGCGGCTCCCGCGAAGAAGGCCGCACCGGCCAAGAAGGCTGCTCCGGCGAAGAAGGCACCTGCCAAGAAGGCTGCTCCCGCCAAGAAGCGCACGCCCAACGCCGCGTTCATGAAGGCCCTGACCCCCAGCCCGGCACTCGCCGCCGTCGTCGGCTCCACGCCGCTGCCGCGCACCGCCGTCGTGAGCAAGCTGTGGGACTACATCAAGAAGAACAACCTGCAGGACAAGGCCAACAAGCGCAACATCAACGCCGACGCCAAGCTGAAGGAAATCTTCGGCAAGCCGCAGGTGTCGATGTTCGAACTGGCCGCGCTGATCGGCAAGCACGTCAAGTGA
- a CDS encoding thiamine pyrophosphate-binding protein: protein MSTSQPAGHLIVECLIEQGMEIAFGVPGESFLAVLDGFHAYRDRARFIVNRQEGGAAFMAEAHGKLTGRPGVCFVTRGPGATNASIGVHNAFQDSTPMVLFVGDVGSDFRDREAFQEVDYASFFGPSTKGFAKRVERIDEADRIPEYVSRAFATAMNGRPGPVVLVLPEDMLRRETAARPLPRVEAVQPWSDPGALRTLRELLLQSERPLVIAGGGGWTPQAAQALQRFAENWRLPVANAFRFQDTFDNHHPLYVGDVGIAINPQLAQRVKDSDLVIAIGPRLGEMTTGGYTLLEAPKARQKLVHIHASAEELNRVYRADLAINAGMSAAARSLEVLSAPPTLPWEDWTRQAHADYEAWLVPQPLAGMPAETPRGAVDMAAVVAALQKHLPADAAITNGAGNFASWVHRYFRYHGLAKGAKTQLAPTSGAMGYGVPAAIAASLATGRVAFTIAGDGDFLMTGQELATASQHGGKSIIVLLNNGMFGTIRMHQEREYPERTSGTALRNPDFCGLARAYGYAAERVTETAQFEAALMRALAADTGTLIEIPLDPEVITTRGTLASITRTARQQQARA from the coding sequence ATGAGTACATCACAACCCGCAGGCCACCTGATCGTCGAGTGCCTGATCGAACAGGGCATGGAGATCGCGTTCGGCGTGCCAGGCGAAAGCTTTCTCGCGGTGCTCGACGGCTTCCACGCCTACCGCGACCGGGCCCGCTTCATCGTCAACCGCCAGGAGGGCGGGGCGGCCTTCATGGCGGAGGCGCACGGCAAGCTCACCGGCCGGCCGGGCGTGTGCTTCGTCACCCGCGGCCCGGGTGCGACCAATGCATCGATCGGCGTGCACAACGCATTCCAGGATTCGACGCCGATGGTGCTCTTCGTCGGCGACGTGGGCAGCGACTTCCGCGACCGCGAGGCCTTCCAGGAGGTCGACTACGCGAGCTTCTTCGGTCCGAGCACCAAGGGCTTCGCCAAGCGCGTCGAGCGCATCGACGAGGCGGACCGCATTCCCGAGTACGTCTCGCGCGCCTTCGCGACCGCGATGAACGGACGCCCCGGACCCGTGGTGCTGGTGCTGCCCGAGGACATGCTGCGCCGAGAGACCGCTGCGCGCCCGCTGCCGCGCGTGGAGGCGGTGCAGCCCTGGAGCGATCCGGGCGCGCTGCGCACGCTGCGCGAACTGCTGCTGCAGTCCGAGCGGCCGCTGGTGATCGCGGGCGGCGGCGGCTGGACCCCGCAGGCCGCGCAGGCGCTGCAGCGCTTCGCCGAGAACTGGCGGCTGCCGGTGGCCAACGCCTTCCGCTTCCAGGACACCTTCGACAACCACCATCCGCTGTACGTGGGCGACGTGGGCATCGCGATCAATCCGCAGCTCGCGCAGCGCGTGAAGGACAGCGACCTGGTCATTGCGATCGGCCCGCGCCTGGGCGAGATGACGACCGGCGGCTACACGCTGCTCGAGGCGCCGAAGGCCCGGCAGAAGCTGGTGCACATCCATGCCAGCGCCGAGGAGCTCAACCGCGTGTACCGCGCCGACCTGGCGATCAACGCCGGCATGAGCGCCGCCGCGCGCAGCCTCGAAGTGCTGAGCGCGCCGCCGACGCTGCCGTGGGAGGATTGGACGCGCCAAGCGCATGCCGACTACGAAGCCTGGCTCGTGCCGCAGCCGCTCGCCGGCATGCCGGCCGAAACGCCGCGCGGCGCGGTCGACATGGCGGCCGTGGTGGCGGCATTGCAGAAGCATCTGCCGGCCGATGCCGCGATCACCAACGGCGCCGGCAACTTCGCGAGCTGGGTGCATCGCTACTTCCGCTACCACGGCCTGGCCAAGGGCGCGAAGACGCAGCTGGCGCCCACCAGCGGCGCGATGGGCTACGGCGTGCCCGCTGCCATCGCGGCCAGCCTCGCGACGGGGCGGGTGGCCTTCACCATCGCGGGCGACGGCGATTTCCTGATGACCGGGCAGGAGCTCGCCACGGCCTCGCAGCATGGCGGCAAGAGCATCATCGTGCTGCTGAACAACGGCATGTTCGGCACCATCCGCATGCACCAGGAGCGCGAGTACCCCGAACGCACCAGTGGCACGGCGCTGCGCAATCCCGACTTCTGCGGCCTCGCGCGCGCCTACGGCTATGCGGCTGAGCGCGTGACCGAAACGGCGCAGTTCGAGGCCGCGCTGATGCGCGCACTGGCCGCCGACACCGGCACGCTGATCGAGATACCGCTCGACCCCGAGGTGATCACCACGCGCGGCACGCTGGCGTCGATCACGCGCACGGCCAGGCAGCAGCAGGCGAGGGCCTGA
- a CDS encoding gamma-glutamylcyclotransferase: MPQPPVADDPSDARGQRHVFVYGTLRRGGRNDIARYRPAPVHVADAAIAGTLYDLGAYPGVVLGGAGRVAGEIYRIDAAVEAELDLLEGVAADDSGEYIRRHVVVRAGGRRFDCLVYEIHPSRIEGRAVIECGDWMAHFVTR; the protein is encoded by the coding sequence ATGCCCCAGCCGCCCGTTGCCGATGACCCGAGCGATGCGCGCGGGCAGCGCCACGTCTTCGTCTACGGCACGCTGCGGCGCGGCGGCCGCAACGACATCGCGCGCTACCGTCCGGCGCCGGTCCATGTGGCCGACGCGGCCATCGCGGGCACGCTCTACGACCTCGGCGCCTACCCGGGCGTGGTGCTAGGCGGAGCCGGCCGCGTGGCGGGCGAGATCTACCGCATCGATGCGGCGGTCGAGGCCGAACTCGATCTGCTCGAAGGCGTGGCCGCGGACGACAGCGGCGAATACATCCGCCGGCATGTGGTGGTGCGGGCGGGCGGGCGGCGCTTCGACTGCCTCGTCTACGAGATCCATCCGTCGCGCATCGAAGGACGTGCGGTCATCGAATGCGGCGATTGGATGGCGCATTTCGTGACGCGCTGA
- a CDS encoding DMT family transporter, whose amino-acid sequence MNAAAPHSSRLVAYGCLALSMSLVGAYVALSKPLTAALPVLLLAWLRFGIAALAMPHWLRRAPDEPPMSRRTRGLVFLESFLGNFLFSICMLFGVSMTSAVSAGVIMASIPAAVAVASWLFLRERITARIALAIGCAVLGIGLLALPPAHAPAAAPDGAARVAMPWLGNLLVFCAVLCEAAYAVIGKSLTGRLGPKRISSLINLWGFALSTPFGIWFAWRFDFSAVGVGIWMLLVVYALAASIWTVWLWMTGLRHVPAAQAGVFAVMLPVSAALVGVLVLGESLSGVQLIAFALALLGVVLATWPPRQS is encoded by the coding sequence TTGAACGCCGCCGCCCCGCACTCCAGCCGCCTCGTGGCCTACGGCTGCCTGGCCTTGAGCATGTCGCTCGTCGGCGCCTACGTCGCCCTGTCCAAGCCCCTGACCGCCGCATTGCCGGTGCTGCTGCTCGCATGGCTTCGCTTCGGCATCGCCGCGCTCGCGATGCCGCACTGGCTGCGGCGCGCACCGGACGAGCCGCCGATGAGCCGGCGCACGCGTGGGCTGGTGTTCCTCGAATCCTTTCTCGGCAACTTCCTGTTCTCGATCTGCATGCTGTTCGGCGTCAGCATGACCAGCGCGGTGTCGGCGGGCGTGATCATGGCGTCCATCCCCGCCGCGGTGGCGGTCGCGAGCTGGCTCTTCCTGCGCGAACGCATCACGGCGCGCATCGCGCTCGCCATCGGCTGCGCCGTGCTCGGCATCGGGCTGCTGGCACTCCCGCCCGCGCATGCGCCGGCCGCGGCGCCCGATGGCGCTGCGCGAGTGGCGATGCCCTGGCTGGGCAACCTGCTGGTGTTCTGCGCCGTGCTTTGCGAGGCGGCGTATGCGGTGATCGGCAAGTCGCTCACGGGGCGGCTCGGGCCGAAGCGAATCTCCTCGCTCATCAACCTCTGGGGCTTCGCGCTCTCGACGCCCTTCGGCATCTGGTTCGCATGGCGCTTCGACTTCTCCGCCGTGGGCGTCGGCATCTGGATGCTGCTCGTGGTCTACGCGCTCGCAGCGAGCATCTGGACCGTGTGGCTGTGGATGACCGGCCTGCGCCACGTGCCCGCCGCGCAGGCCGGCGTGTTCGCCGTGATGCTGCCCGTCAGCGCGGCCCTGGTGGGCGTTCTGGTACTCGGGGAGAGCCTCTCCGGGGTACAGCTGATTGCGTTCGCGCTGGCGCTTCTCGGCGTGGTGCTTGCCACCTGGCCCCCACGCCAGAGCTGA